In the genome of Ignavibacteriales bacterium, one region contains:
- a CDS encoding M28 family peptidase yields the protein MKSLHIFTILMITLLTSGFRVKDVHESYMNIAQTDSVLIQKHKSICEQLVRSALIERRGYKWLEEFCKIGPRLSGSTQSLQAIQWAEMKMKEIGFDTVWLQPVMVPHWERGTTEEAIIVNSKINNGFSLNILTLGGSVATPPEGITAEVIELRNFEELEKSAADVYGKIVFFNRELDQGQLNTFAGYGGAINQRVYGAIEAAQYGAIAVLIRSVTTKYDNVPHTGVVAYRDTITKIPAAAIGQVDADFLSSLIKAEVNLKVQLKLDCRILPDKLSYNVIGDVRGTKNPDEFILVSGHVDSWDVGDGAHDDAAGCIQSIEVIDLLKRNKINLSKTLRCVLFINEENGSRGSIEYARYTDSLNINHIAAIESDRGAYTPVGFTIENNEEAISNMQKWLPLLELSSIDWIRKGGSGADISRLKKTKALIGYIPDDQRYMDIHHSPSDVFEEVHPREFELGVSAMAILCYLISEEDF from the coding sequence ATGAAATCACTCCACATATTTACAATTTTAATGATCACACTTCTGACATCAGGTTTCAGAGTGAAAGATGTTCATGAATCTTATATGAATATCGCCCAGACGGATTCTGTATTAATTCAAAAACATAAATCAATTTGTGAACAATTAGTTCGTTCAGCATTAATTGAAAGACGCGGTTACAAATGGCTTGAGGAATTCTGTAAGATCGGTCCCCGCCTGAGTGGTTCGACACAATCATTGCAAGCTATTCAATGGGCAGAGATGAAAATGAAAGAAATCGGATTCGATACAGTGTGGCTTCAGCCTGTAATGGTGCCACACTGGGAAAGAGGAACAACTGAGGAAGCTATCATTGTTAATTCAAAAATCAATAACGGTTTTTCATTGAACATACTTACCCTCGGGGGAAGTGTTGCGACACCTCCTGAAGGTATTACAGCCGAAGTGATAGAACTAAGAAACTTCGAGGAACTTGAGAAAAGTGCCGCAGATGTTTATGGGAAAATTGTTTTTTTCAACAGGGAGTTAGATCAGGGTCAGTTGAATACATTCGCCGGTTACGGAGGAGCGATCAATCAAAGAGTTTATGGTGCTATTGAAGCAGCCCAATACGGTGCAATCGCAGTTCTGATCAGATCAGTTACAACTAAATATGATAATGTACCACACACAGGTGTAGTTGCATACAGAGATACAATCACTAAAATACCCGCAGCCGCAATTGGTCAGGTTGATGCGGATTTTTTGAGTTCGTTAATTAAAGCCGAAGTAAATCTTAAAGTTCAGTTAAAACTTGATTGCAGAATATTACCTGACAAATTATCGTATAACGTCATTGGTGATGTGAGAGGCACTAAGAATCCTGATGAGTTTATTCTTGTAAGCGGTCACGTTGATAGCTGGGATGTTGGGGACGGCGCACACGATGATGCAGCCGGATGTATACAATCGATAGAGGTTATTGATCTTTTAAAACGGAATAAGATAAATCTAAGCAAAACATTGCGATGTGTCTTGTTCATAAATGAAGAGAATGGATCAAGAGGATCAATTGAATATGCGCGTTATACTGATTCATTAAACATAAATCATATAGCGGCAATCGAATCAGACCGCGGCGCATACACACCGGTTGGTTTCACAATAGAAAATAATGAAGAAGCGATTTCCAATATGCAAAAGTGGCTTCCCCTTCTCGAGTTATCATCAATAGACTGGATACGAAAAGGCGGCAGTGGTGCTGATATTTCCAGACTCAAAAAAACAAAAGCATTGATCGGATATATACCGGATGACCAGAGATATATGGATATTCATCACTCACCAAGTGATGTATTTGAAGAAGTGCATCCTCGCGAATTTGAACTTGGCGTCTCGGCTATGGCAATCCTTTGTTACCTGATTAGTGAAGAAGATTTTTGA
- a CDS encoding citrate synthase, with protein sequence MDNAKLSLDGKEYNLPVVVGSEGEVGVDISQLRNQSGAITLDSGYANTGSCQSSITFIDGEKGILQYRGYPIEELAAKSKFVEVSYLLIYGHLPTQAELSKFQYDLTHHSLIHEDMKKFFEGFPPTAHPMGILSSMVSTLSAFYPDSDFKTDVEINIVRLLAKLKTIAAFSYKKSVGQPYVYPRNDLSYAADFLHMMYAVPSESYQVPKVLEEALDLLLILHADHEQNCSTSTVRMVGSSEANLFASISAGICALWGPLHGGANQEVLNMLQLIQNDGGDYKKYVNKAKDKASGFKLMGFGHRVYKNFDPRAKILKASADRVLSELGVKDPLLDIAKNLEEIALKDEFFIERKLYPNVDFYSGIIYRAMGIPTNMFTVMFALGRLPGWIAQWKEMRETPGVRINRPRQIFTGSVKREYTTINKR encoded by the coding sequence ATGGATAATGCAAAACTTTCACTCGATGGAAAAGAGTACAATCTGCCGGTTGTTGTTGGTTCGGAAGGAGAAGTCGGTGTTGATATTTCTCAGTTGAGAAATCAGTCAGGTGCGATTACATTGGACAGCGGCTATGCTAATACAGGCTCATGCCAGAGTTCAATCACTTTTATAGATGGTGAAAAAGGAATACTTCAGTACCGTGGTTACCCGATTGAAGAACTTGCTGCAAAATCAAAATTTGTAGAAGTGTCATATCTCCTCATCTATGGTCACCTGCCAACGCAAGCGGAACTTTCCAAATTTCAATATGATCTTACTCATCATAGTCTTATTCACGAAGACATGAAAAAATTCTTTGAAGGATTTCCGCCTACAGCCCATCCAATGGGAATCCTATCTTCAATGGTAAGTACACTATCAGCATTTTACCCTGATAGTGATTTCAAGACTGATGTGGAAATTAATATCGTAAGACTTTTGGCAAAGCTGAAAACGATTGCGGCATTTTCTTATAAAAAATCTGTTGGTCAGCCTTATGTTTATCCAAGAAACGATTTAAGCTACGCAGCGGATTTTCTTCATATGATGTATGCTGTTCCTTCTGAGTCATACCAGGTTCCAAAAGTTCTTGAAGAGGCACTTGACCTGCTATTAATTTTACATGCAGATCATGAACAGAATTGCAGTACATCAACTGTTAGAATGGTAGGAAGTTCGGAAGCTAATTTGTTTGCCTCAATCTCTGCAGGTATTTGCGCTTTATGGGGACCATTACATGGCGGCGCAAACCAGGAAGTATTAAACATGCTTCAACTCATTCAAAATGACGGCGGCGATTATAAAAAGTATGTGAACAAAGCTAAGGACAAAGCTTCCGGTTTCAAATTAATGGGTTTCGGTCACCGTGTTTATAAAAACTTCGATCCGCGTGCAAAAATACTTAAAGCCTCTGCTGACAGGGTTCTAAGTGAGCTTGGTGTAAAAGATCCGCTTCTAGATATCGCAAAAAATCTTGAAGAGATTGCTCTCAAAGATGAATTCTTCATTGAACGGAAACTCTATCCCAATGTTGATTTCTATAGCGGAATAATCTACAGAGCTATGGGTATTCCTACGAATATGTTCACTGTGATGTTTGCGTTGGGTCGTTTGCCCGGATGGATTGCTCAGTGGAAAGAAATGAGAGAAACACCCGGCGTAAGAATAAACAGACCAAGACAAATATTTACCGGTTCTGTTAAAAGAGAATATACAACGATAAATAAAAGATAA
- a CDS encoding cupin domain-containing protein, whose product MNAKEIIKILELEKHPEGGYFREVYRSRDEIDFNKPGQSFEGKRNISTSIYFLLEGNDISKLHRIKSDELWHHYSGSSVRLFLIDLNGNISQKILGKNIQEGELFQLTIDAGLWFCAEPINKDSYTLVGCTVAPGFDFKDFELGSREHLLKIYPMHRELIERFT is encoded by the coding sequence ATGAATGCAAAAGAAATAATCAAAATATTAGAACTTGAAAAACATCCCGAAGGCGGATACTTCAGGGAAGTTTACCGTTCACGGGATGAAATTGATTTCAATAAACCCGGACAATCATTTGAGGGTAAAAGAAACATTTCTACTTCAATTTATTTTTTGCTTGAAGGGAATGATATTTCAAAGCTGCACAGAATTAAATCAGATGAGTTGTGGCATCACTATTCAGGAAGTTCAGTACGATTATTTTTAATTGATCTTAACGGAAATATCTCACAAAAAATTTTAGGGAAAAACATTCAAGAAGGAGAATTGTTTCAGTTGACGATAGATGCGGGGTTATGGTTCTGTGCAGAGCCTATAAATAAGGATTCTTATACGTTGGTCGGTTGTACAGTAGCTCCCGGTTTTGACTTCAAGGATTTTGAACTTGGAAGCAGAGAACATCTCTTAAAAATTTATCCAATGCACAGGGAATTGATTGAAAGATTCACCTGA
- the sprA gene encoding cell surface protein SprA, with the protein MKIVDSILSAADTVKVDSMALDSTARLEQFRYQRNDDPVVGLKKKRGNSFFAEPSDNMKVRSIKIDSTGQFVEITEKIGGQQTKVLLRMPIEEYIELRLALKERESWETLGYAYELKSNVKGLGDLIKDITDFEIPLPSVGLLSIFGTPKISLKIGGAVDIHGAWRSETTEGVTASRLGNTRNEPDFKQQVQINVNGTIGDKLNITADWNTERTFEYENQLKLKYTGYEDEIIQSIEAGNVSLQTSPLVGGSEALFGIKANFKMGPLSLTTIASQKKGEVKEVSVSGGSTSAEFNIKVTEYSKNNYFVDGIYADTSNGRNYFNRYYGNATPDIDPSVRIVDIEVWKSITTSVIDKTKERNGNAYITLAPMSAQSTTQYPDTLRDDFVNPIPGLEESARFLLLTRDIDYKLHEETGYITFLTQIQEQDVIAVAYRTPTERYGEFIATATTDSQRLVLKLVKPKSLLPQYTQAWQLQLKNIYPLNARNLKRDGFKFDIKYEQEGSEPVNSINSVPLLTAFGLDLINSSGQANRDDEFDWRPDITIIPVTGEIIFPVLQPFGLNMPGSLDTSYRFQDIYEVQPSIARQNKTKDKWVLVGKSSGDATSVYQLGFNIVENSVRVRLNGRELSPGIDYSVDYNTGQLTLRNSEATLPNADLKITYEQNDLFQLASKTLLGARGIFDFSKKTKLGFSVLNLNQQTLSDKVRIGEEPLSNTIYGVDFETAADLPFVTKGLDNIISTREMSAFTIKGEYAYMNPDPNTKKSTIASDQGKSIAYIDDFEGAKRIIPVGVAYTSWRDISPPLGINMFNGFSPLEMMDYKAKSFWFTETPSNVVVSDLYGDRKKVATTDQQITVMDYVFVPDTPGTYNYSNTISQKTDSTWGGIMKPLSSTATNLIEENIEFIEFWLQINAAPQNTQMYIDLGRISEDVIPNNKLNYEDLDQNGAITTEAEDTGLDTLLDDRERALYGSTKGDPSGDNFEFRGSSQVTDIFDYFNINGTQGNAVLTDLGRIPDTEDLNRNSTLDVVNSYFRYAIPLDTVAANNPYIVGGGEKLNGQPSWYLYRIPLKDTSSLFGNPDLSTVETIRLFFNGINTPVHIRMTEFNLVGSQWQKLIKEDSVLAVSVINREDNPQYTSPPGVFPERDRSKPDEEVYGNEQSLNLIITDLEQNDKREAVKYLFRPLDLFNYTEMKLFIHGDVNGNSIADTTMAGNYRAEVYFRFGGDTNNYYEYRQPVKPDWNEISILFSELTTIKQARDSANVVTSIPVEGQPGHFYRILGNPTLTSIKYLTVGIKNVSDSTDPTPISGEVWVNELRVIGADDTPGYAYSVSTSFKLADLMTVSLNMSHTDPYFHKLADRFGSRVESRNWSVNTDLNVLKLLPVNLPESNLRINYSHTESVGKPLYIPGTDIKVDAAADQLRKNQSDTSRSSTKTPENLVSETQTINIQDTWSASNIKLKIPSTHWLVRDTWNAITLGFNYNKSFSRNPTTESSKNWVWNATVNYGLNLSPTYNFLPVDIPVLGTPFALLTDYSGLKIYYLPQSFNLSVTAKRNRNTNTTRATNIGGSQTTVSRDFTTSRTFNFVWKMTEGGFLNLTTNYNLTVNSTLAYLETDAQGQQRGEGDIWKDIFTRVFFGQDNQYQQSIEFRTAPKLPTLWDLNKYFSVTAGYSAGYQWSFDTRQQDLGRSAGFTNRSNVGLTLRLKSLSAPLFAEPKEDLNKVPPPKNQTQTQTQTPNRRGRDRDIGQNQLQTELKNPDSLIVKDSLLIPSDSLAVQDSLEIDRTPKVSPITNALNFLKTFARVVLFDYETISINFTNDNSLSKSGIYGKGTGFSNFWGITYNEDNGPTRGFMIGLSNDVGRRAANANLNDAFQQKNNLDFRTSRPLWEGAKIDLTWKVGWSMNKSTTLTSDENGDVRVNFITASGTLNRSFLSLPPSLFLSVFNSGIKRVQELYDPTAPNTTENLSNAFIQGFESLPLLSKLGFLSDVTKYIPRPNWRITWDGLEKVFIFKSIAKRVSLDHAYQSSYTEGWKINPEGVQEVQSQKIEYGFTPLVGLNITFGELWGGNLTSNIKYSARTNYDLGITTKNITETFSRDIGITAGYSKQGFELPLFGVALKNDIEFSLSYTSTKNSTVRYEMGQNFSEEGTPTDGTIRTTIEPRIKYTISSKVTISIFYKRSSVEPEGAARIPPTTTNEAGLDVHIAINN; encoded by the coding sequence ATGAAAATTGTGGATTCCATTCTGTCAGCAGCGGATACCGTAAAAGTTGACTCAATGGCTCTTGATTCAACCGCGAGGTTAGAGCAGTTCCGGTATCAAAGAAATGATGACCCTGTTGTTGGATTAAAAAAGAAAAGAGGTAATTCATTTTTTGCTGAACCTTCTGACAATATGAAGGTAAGGTCAATAAAGATAGATTCAACCGGACAATTTGTAGAGATAACAGAAAAAATAGGCGGACAGCAAACTAAAGTATTATTAAGAATGCCGATTGAAGAATATATTGAACTCAGGCTTGCGCTAAAGGAACGTGAAAGCTGGGAGACTCTTGGTTACGCTTATGAACTTAAATCAAATGTAAAAGGTCTTGGTGACCTAATAAAAGATATAACCGATTTTGAAATTCCGCTTCCAAGTGTTGGATTGCTGAGCATTTTCGGTACACCAAAAATAAGTTTGAAAATCGGCGGTGCGGTTGATATTCACGGTGCCTGGCGAAGCGAGACAACAGAAGGTGTTACAGCTTCAAGACTCGGTAATACACGAAATGAACCTGACTTTAAACAGCAGGTTCAGATAAATGTAAACGGAACGATAGGTGATAAACTTAATATTACCGCTGACTGGAATACCGAACGTACGTTCGAATACGAAAACCAGTTAAAGCTAAAATACACCGGTTATGAAGATGAAATCATTCAAAGTATTGAAGCAGGAAACGTATCATTACAAACATCTCCGTTAGTCGGCGGAAGTGAGGCTTTGTTTGGTATTAAAGCTAATTTTAAAATGGGTCCGTTAAGTCTTACCACAATTGCATCTCAGAAAAAAGGTGAAGTAAAAGAAGTTTCAGTTTCGGGTGGTTCTACTTCAGCGGAGTTTAACATCAAGGTAACAGAATATTCCAAGAACAATTATTTTGTTGATGGTATTTATGCCGATACATCCAACGGCAGAAATTATTTTAACAGGTATTACGGTAATGCAACACCGGATATTGATCCATCTGTTAGAATAGTTGATATAGAAGTTTGGAAGTCAATTACCACGAGTGTTATTGATAAAACAAAAGAACGTAATGGTAATGCTTACATAACATTAGCTCCGATGTCTGCTCAGAGTACTACGCAGTATCCTGACACACTTCGCGATGATTTTGTTAATCCGATACCGGGCCTTGAAGAATCTGCCAGATTTCTTCTGTTGACAAGAGACATCGATTACAAGCTGCATGAAGAAACAGGCTATATAACTTTTCTAACCCAGATACAGGAACAGGATGTAATAGCAGTTGCTTACCGTACTCCGACTGAACGTTATGGTGAGTTTATTGCAACCGCCACAACCGATTCACAACGCTTAGTACTAAAACTAGTCAAACCTAAAAGTCTGCTTCCGCAATACACACAGGCATGGCAGTTACAATTAAAAAACATTTATCCTTTGAATGCAAGAAACCTAAAGAGGGACGGTTTTAAGTTTGATATTAAATATGAACAGGAAGGCTCCGAGCCGGTTAACAGTATAAATTCCGTTCCTTTATTAACGGCTTTTGGATTAGATTTAATTAATTCTAGTGGTCAAGCCAACAGGGATGATGAGTTTGACTGGAGACCCGATATAACAATTATTCCTGTTACAGGCGAGATTATATTCCCCGTACTTCAACCCTTTGGATTGAACATGCCTGGATCCTTGGATACTTCATACAGGTTTCAGGATATTTATGAAGTACAACCAAGTATTGCCAGACAAAATAAAACTAAAGATAAATGGGTCTTAGTAGGTAAAAGTTCTGGTGATGCAACATCAGTATATCAGCTTGGTTTTAATATTGTTGAAAACTCGGTTCGTGTCAGACTAAATGGAAGAGAACTTTCTCCCGGCATTGATTACTCAGTTGATTATAACACAGGACAGTTAACTTTAAGAAACAGTGAAGCCACTTTACCAAATGCTGATCTGAAAATCACATACGAACAAAATGATTTGTTCCAGCTCGCTTCAAAAACACTGCTTGGTGCGCGCGGCATTTTTGATTTTTCTAAAAAAACAAAACTTGGTTTTTCTGTTCTTAACTTGAATCAACAAACATTAAGTGATAAAGTAAGGATTGGCGAAGAACCGCTGAGTAATACAATTTACGGTGTCGATTTTGAAACTGCTGCCGACTTACCATTTGTTACAAAAGGTCTTGATAATATTATTTCTACGAGGGAAATGTCGGCATTCACCATTAAAGGTGAATATGCTTATATGAACCCTGATCCAAATACAAAGAAGAGCACAATTGCATCCGATCAGGGGAAAAGCATTGCATACATAGACGACTTTGAAGGAGCTAAAAGAATCATTCCGGTTGGCGTTGCTTATACTTCATGGAGAGATATAAGTCCTCCATTGGGGATAAACATGTTTAATGGTTTTAGCCCGCTGGAAATGATGGACTACAAAGCAAAAAGTTTCTGGTTTACCGAGACTCCATCAAATGTAGTTGTATCCGATCTTTACGGAGATAGAAAAAAAGTTGCAACAACAGATCAGCAGATAACTGTAATGGACTATGTGTTTGTTCCCGATACACCCGGTACTTACAATTATTCCAACACAATATCACAGAAAACTGATTCTACCTGGGGTGGAATAATGAAACCCCTTTCATCAACCGCAACAAATTTGATTGAAGAAAATATTGAGTTCATAGAGTTCTGGCTTCAGATAAATGCGGCACCGCAAAACACACAAATGTATATCGATCTTGGAAGAATAAGTGAAGACGTTATCCCAAATAATAAACTGAACTATGAGGATCTTGACCAGAACGGTGCTATTACAACTGAAGCCGAAGATACCGGTTTAGATACGTTATTGGATGACAGGGAAAGGGCGCTTTACGGAAGTACAAAAGGTGATCCAAGCGGTGATAATTTTGAATTCAGAGGAAGCAGCCAGGTAACGGATATCTTTGATTACTTTAACATAAACGGTACACAGGGCAATGCTGTTCTGACTGACCTTGGAAGAATCCCAGATACAGAAGATCTTAACCGTAACTCAACACTTGATGTAGTGAACAGTTATTTCAGGTATGCAATTCCACTTGATACCGTTGCAGCTAACAATCCATATATCGTCGGCGGCGGTGAAAAACTGAATGGACAGCCAAGCTGGTATCTTTACAGAATCCCTCTTAAAGATACATCGTCCCTATTTGGTAATCCTGATCTTTCAACTGTTGAAACTATAAGATTATTTTTCAATGGAATTAATACTCCGGTACACATCAGGATGACAGAATTTAATCTTGTTGGTAGTCAATGGCAGAAACTTATTAAAGAGGATAGTGTTCTTGCTGTCTCAGTCATCAACAGAGAAGATAATCCGCAGTATACAAGTCCTCCCGGAGTTTTTCCTGAACGCGACAGAAGTAAACCGGATGAAGAAGTTTATGGAAACGAGCAGTCATTAAATCTTATCATTACAGATCTTGAACAAAATGATAAACGTGAAGCAGTAAAATATTTATTCCGTCCGCTTGATCTGTTCAACTATACTGAAATGAAACTCTTCATTCACGGCGATGTTAATGGTAATTCAATAGCTGATACCACAATGGCAGGGAATTACCGTGCAGAAGTTTATTTCAGGTTTGGCGGAGATACTAATAACTATTATGAATACAGGCAGCCTGTAAAACCTGACTGGAACGAGATTAGTATTCTATTCAGTGAATTGACTACAATTAAACAAGCCCGTGATTCTGCAAATGTGGTCACAAGTATTCCTGTTGAAGGGCAACCGGGACATTTTTACAGAATACTTGGAAATCCCACATTGACTTCTATTAAATACCTTACAGTAGGAATTAAAAATGTAAGTGATTCAACTGATCCTACTCCTATTTCCGGTGAAGTCTGGGTAAATGAATTAAGAGTGATAGGAGCCGATGATACGCCTGGATATGCCTATAGTGTTTCCACGTCGTTTAAACTTGCTGATCTGATGACTGTGAGTTTGAATATGAGTCACACCGATCCCTATTTTCATAAACTAGCGGACAGGTTTGGTTCGAGGGTTGAATCGAGGAATTGGAGTGTCAATACTGATCTGAACGTTTTAAAATTACTTCCGGTTAACCTGCCTGAAAGTAATTTGAGAATAAATTATTCGCATACTGAATCTGTAGGTAAACCGCTTTATATCCCTGGAACCGATATTAAAGTTGACGCTGCGGCAGATCAGCTTAGAAAAAATCAATCAGATACTTCAAGATCAAGTACAAAAACTCCTGAGAATCTTGTTTCAGAAACACAAACGATTAATATTCAGGATACATGGTCGGCCTCAAATATTAAATTGAAAATACCTTCGACGCACTGGCTGGTACGTGATACGTGGAATGCTATCACACTTGGTTTCAATTACAATAAATCATTCAGCAGAAATCCTACAACTGAATCAAGTAAAAACTGGGTATGGAATGCGACAGTCAATTATGGTTTAAATTTAAGCCCGACATACAATTTTCTACCGGTTGATATTCCAGTACTCGGAACTCCTTTTGCGTTATTAACTGACTACAGTGGACTTAAAATTTATTACTTGCCCCAAAGTTTTAATTTATCAGTCACCGCAAAACGAAACAGGAACACTAACACTACAAGAGCGACGAATATCGGCGGATCACAGACAACTGTTTCAAGAGACTTCACTACATCAAGGACTTTCAACTTTGTATGGAAGATGACAGAAGGCGGATTTTTAAACCTCACGACTAATTATAACCTTACAGTCAATTCTACTTTGGCTTACCTTGAAACAGATGCGCAGGGACAGCAGCGGGGTGAAGGTGATATATGGAAAGATATTTTCACAAGAGTATTCTTCGGTCAGGATAATCAATATCAGCAGAGCATTGAATTCCGAACGGCACCAAAGCTTCCAACGCTGTGGGACCTAAATAAATATTTCTCAGTCACAGCGGGATACTCAGCCGGTTATCAATGGAGTTTTGATACAAGGCAGCAGGATCTCGGAAGAAGTGCAGGCTTTACCAACCGCTCAAATGTTGGGTTAACATTACGTCTTAAATCATTAAGTGCACCGCTGTTTGCTGAACCTAAAGAAGATTTAAATAAAGTTCCACCGCCAAAAAATCAGACGCAAACTCAAACACAAACTCCGAACAGAAGAGGACGTGACCGGGATATTGGGCAGAACCAGTTGCAGACGGAATTAAAAAATCCTGACTCATTAATTGTTAAAGATAGTTTGCTTATACCTTCTGATTCATTAGCTGTTCAGGATTCACTTGAAATTGATAGGACTCCTAAAGTTTCTCCTATTACTAATGCTTTGAATTTTCTTAAAACTTTTGCGAGAGTTGTTCTGTTTGATTACGAAACTATTTCAATCAACTTTACAAATGATAATAGTTTGTCAAAGTCAGGCATTTATGGAAAAGGTACAGGATTCTCAAACTTCTGGGGAATTACTTACAATGAAGATAATGGTCCGACACGCGGCTTTATGATTGGCTTGAGTAACGATGTGGGAAGACGTGCCGCAAACGCAAATCTCAACGATGCATTCCAGCAAAAAAATAATCTTGACTTCAGGACCTCCAGACCACTTTGGGAAGGAGCAAAAATAGATCTTACCTGGAAAGTCGGATGGTCAATGAATAAGTCAACTACATTAACTTCAGATGAAAACGGGGATGTAAGAGTTAATTTCATTACAGCTTCTGGAACTCTAAACAGATCATTCCTTTCGTTGCCGCCATCATTGTTTTTAAGTGTGTTCAATAGCGGTATTAAACGAGTGCAGGAACTTTATGATCCTACAGCACCAAATACTACTGAAAATTTGTCAAACGCTTTCATACAAGGTTTCGAGAGTCTTCCTCTGCTTTCTAAACTCGGATTTTTAAGCGATGTAACAAAGTATATTCCACGACCCAACTGGAGAATTACCTGGGATGGACTTGAAAAAGTTTTCATCTTTAAATCCATTGCAAAACGTGTTTCACTTGATCACGCTTATCAATCAAGTTATACTGAAGGCTGGAAGATAAATCCCGAGGGAGTTCAGGAAGTTCAGTCACAAAAAATTGAATATGGATTTACTCCGCTTGTTGGACTGAATATTACATTCGGTGAATTGTGGGGCGGTAACCTGACAAGCAATATTAAATACTCAGCCCGTACAAATTATGATCTTGGTATAACCACAAAGAATATTACAGAAACATTTTCACGCGATATTGGTATTACAGCCGGATATTCAAAACAGGGATTTGAACTTCCATTGTTCGGAGTGGCGCTTAAGAATGATATTGAATTCAGCTTATCATATACGAGCACAAAAAATTCAACCGTAAGGTATGAAATGGGTCAGAATTTTAGTGAAGAGGGAACTCCGACTGATGGTACTATCAGGACGACCATTGAACCAAGAATCAAGTATACTATCAGTTCAAAAGTAACAATTTCAATTTTCTATAAACGATCCTCTGTTGAGCCTGAAGGTGCGGCAAGAATTCCGCCCACAACAACAAATGAAGCGGGACTCGATGTTCATATTGCGATAAATAATTAA